In a genomic window of Pseudoliparis swirei isolate HS2019 ecotype Mariana Trench chromosome 20, NWPU_hadal_v1, whole genome shotgun sequence:
- the relt gene encoding tumor necrosis factor receptor superfamily member 19L encodes MRNHLCCSALVLLAVLGCGEAAAVPCREGEEGCVCLQCPAGQEPTRACGRSQRSAEVVRCQPCPSGSFSAALDSELCRPLGACRVLGRQAAGPGAAGCGVCLPGFHSNAGERSPQSPCVKTASPVRAVRTAGRASPSGAAVNGSAVRSAEEKTADYAVFALVPIFCIMGLLGILICNILQKKGYRCSADKEGGEEETATPQKEGHTCPYASDELNEDTISVLVRLITEKKENAAALEELLLEYESKQMAASKGSSIRFPMLSPLAPFRPLPRLCPHQSHLHTISGLSGLTPKHGLRCSRCAQRKWPAVLIPPLDSLKTPQTLMLPSLDQSPDQLRRPLLEGVFLDHTDAGVPNSVQDKTEEEKEEKEEREGKTTVLSVGRFQVAQILEHKPVTVTTKTSQVQRSSLFHPFSSSSSSGVRR; translated from the exons ATGAGGAACCACCTTTGCTGCTCCGCTCTCGTCCTGCTCGCG gtgttggGCTGTGGTGAGGCAGCAGCAGTGCCGTGTcgagagggggaagaaggatgtgtgtgtctgcagtgccCCGCCGGACAAGAGCCCACCAGG GCTTGTGGGCGGAGTCAGAGGTCGGCGGAGGTCGTGCGGTGTCAGCCGTGTCCGTCCGGAAGCTTCTCGGCCGCGTTGGACTCTGAGCTCTGCCGCCCGCTCGGGGCCTGCAGGGTCCTCGGCCGGCAGGCTGCAGGCCCCGGGGCCGCCGGGTGTGGGGTCTGTCTGCCCGG GTTTCACTCCAACGCCGGAGAACGTTCCCCCCAAAGTCCGTGTGTGAAAA cgGCCTCTCCTGTGCGGGCGGTGCGGACGGCGGGCCGGGCGTCGCCGAGCGGCGCGGCGGTCAACGGCTCGGCGGTGCGCAGCGCCGAGGAGAAGACGGCGGACTACGCCGTGTTCGCCCTGGTGCCCATCTTCTGCATCATGGGCCTGCTGGGGATCCTCATCTGCAACATCCTGCAGAAGAAGGGATACCGCTGCTCCGCCGacaaagagggaggagaagaagaaaccgCCACGCCGCAGAAAGAAGG acacacgtgtccctACGCGTCCGACGAGTTGAACGAAGACACCATCAGCGTCCTGGTGCGCCTCATCACGGAGAAGaaag AGAACGCCGCGgcgctggaggagctgctgctggagtaCGAGAGCAAACAGATGGCGGCGAGCAAAGGCTCGTCCATCAG gttcCCCATGCTGTCTCCGCTGGCCCCCTTCCGGCCCCTCCCCCGGCTCTGCCCCCATCAGTCCCACCTGCACACCATCTCCGGCCTCTCGGGCCTGACCCCTAAGCACGGCCTGCGCTGCAGCCGCTGCGCCCAGAGGAAGTGGCCCGCCGTCCTCATCCCGCCCCTGGACTCGCTGAAGACCCCCCAGACCCTGATGCTGCCCTCCCTGGACCAGTCCCCGGACCAGCTGAGGAGGCCCCTGCTGGAGGGCGTGTTCCTCGACCACACGGACGCCGGCGTGCCAAATAGTGTGCAGGACAAGacggaagaagagaaggaggagaaggaggagagggaggggaagacgACGGTGTTGTCCGTGGGGAG GTTCCAGGTGGCTCAGATCCTCGAACACAAGCCGGTCACCGTGACAACCAAAACATCCCAGGTGCAACGCAGCTCCTTGTTCCACCCGTTcagctcgtcttcatcgtctGGAGTCAGGAG GTga